The Roseiconus lacunae genomic sequence CGTAAAACCCGTGGTTTCCCTCACCGCTTTTTTAGGTCGAATGGTTTCCCCGAAAGAAGACAGTAGCGTGCCTTCGCCTTCCCAAGGCATTCGATTTATCCCGCTTGCGATCTTCATCCTGTTTGTCGTCGCCGCGATACCTTCGAGAGCAGAGACCCTTCCGGAGTCGATTGAGGTTCGCGGAGATTTGAGCGGTAGCCAAACACGATTCCAATCTGGATCCGGTACGGTCGCGTTCATGGGTGGTTCGATTACCGAAATGAACGGCTATCGGCCGATGGTGGTGGAATCGCTGCGGCGGCGATTCCCCGAGACTGAATTTGAATTTATCAACGCGGGGATCTCGTCAACTTGTTCGCACACCGGTGCGTTTCGGTTGGAGCGAGATGTGCTATCGAAGCAGCCGGACTTGCTGTTGGTCGAATTCGCGGTCAACGACGATCAGGATGCGGCGCACTCGTATCAAGATGCACTTCGCGGTATGGAAGGGATCATACGGGCGGCAAGGTTGAGGCGACCGCAAATGGATATCCTGATGGTACATTTCGTCAACGAATCGATGCTCGAGACGACTCGCCAGCGAAAAACTCCCGTCAGCATCGCAGCGCACTCCGCCGTAGCCGACCACTACGGCGTCTCGACGTGCAACGTGGCGGTCGAACTGGCCAAACAAATCGAATCCGGGGACATGACCTGGGAAGTTTATGGTGGTGTTCATCCAAAGCAACCTGGCAACCGAGTGGCCGCCGATCTCGTGGATCGAGTCTTTGATGAATTGAAGTTTGACTCCGATCCGCCCGATCGATCAAAACACGTGCTTGCCGACCGATCCGGCGCGGGGCGACGGGAAGTTCCTGCGGCGCTGGACCCTCATAGCTTCTTTGCCGGACGGTTCCTTGCCCACGATTCGGTTGAATTGGCCGCAGGCTGGGATTGGACGCGTCCGGATTGGTCCGCAATACCCGGTAGTTTTCGTTCTCGCTATGCCGATCGCGACCTGCTGGTATCCGGTCAACCTGGCGCGGTCTGCGAGTTCCAGTTCGAAGGCCAAGCGTTTGGAGTATTTGTGTTAGCTGGCCCGGATGCCGGCATCGTGGAATATTCCGTTGACGGTGGCCCGTGGAAAACACGCGATCTGTATCACCGTTATAGCCGCGGGCTGCATTATCCGAGAACGATCGTTTTGGAGTCCGGTCTGCCAAATGAAACGCACCAAGTCCGGCTCCGTGTATCAAAGCAGAAGAACGATGCGAGTACCGGGCACGCGATTCGTATTTTGGAAGTGACCGCGTCTTAACCGATCGTGTGGGCCTCACACGTTTGCAGATCGGTCAGCAATTTAGCGTGCTGCGGTGGCATACAGCACTCGATCGGCGCCGGCAGACCGGGCCACGTCATAGGCTTTGACCGCTTGCTCCATTTGGACGGCGCCTTCCGGGTCAATGATGACTGGAGGTTGGACGCCAAGCTCAATGATTTGCGTCAAGCGTTCTCGTAGCTCTTCGAATGAACCGACTGGGTCACCGGCCAATTCGATTTTCACCAATCCGTCACGGTGGAGCAGGCGGATGATGATTTCATCGAAGGGTTCGACCGGAGGCGGCGCGTCGGTATTTGCCGCACTGCCGCCCTCGGGTTTTTCCGCGATCGCACCCGGCAAATCGAACTCGGGTGTTTCGAAGCTGCTGGTCCAAACGAAGAAGATCAACAGCAAGAATACGACGTCGATCATCGGCGTCATCTTGACTTCCAATTCACCGGTCGCACGAGAGGCGGGCAATCGCATCGCCGAAGCTACCTCGGGTCTTTCACGGCTAGTTTGATGTCCAAGACTCCGGCAATGGCGGCGGCGTGCAGCACGGGTTCGACGACCTGATACGGCACGACGGCATCGGTACGAACACGCAACGACGCAGCACTGCCGTCACGATTGCGAATCTCGAGAAGCAGAGGCCGCAGGGCTTCGATCGCGATGGGCGTTCCACCGATCAGGATCTGTTGATCTTGATTGATGGTCACGGTCATCGAAACCGGTTCGAGATCGAGAGGTGCGTGACTTTCGGCCACCGGTAATTCAACTGGCAGCCGAGATTCTTGTCGCGCTAAATGGCTTGAAACCAGAAAGAAGATAATCAGCAGGAACACGACGTCGATCATCGGCGTCATGTTCGCCCCGGTAAACGGTCGATGCTGCTGATTGGGAACTTTCAAGGATCAGCCGCCGGCCGCTTTGACAACTGCTTCGGCGGTGATGCCGAAGTGCTCATAAACCAACGCGTAGGGGCCACTGGCACCGTAGCCGTCCATGCCGATGAACTTGCCTTCGAATCCCAGCCAGCGATCCCAGCTCATTCGTAGGCCCGCTTCTACGGCGACACGCTTCGTGACCTCGGGTGGCAAAACTTGGTTTTGATACTCGCTGCTTTGTGCGGCGAACAGGTCCAAGCAAGGCATGCTGACGATGCGGACTTTCTTGCCGGCTTCGGTCAGTTTCTCAGCCGCAGTGACGCAAAGGTTCAGCTCGCTGCCGCTGCCCATCAAGATCACATCGGGAGTGCCTTCGCAGTCCGATAGGATGTAGCCGCCTTTGGCACAGCCTTCGGCCGATGCGTACTTGGTTCGGCACAAGGTCGGCATGTTTTGACGGGAAAGAACCATCGCGGCGGGGTGGTCACTGATGAGCATTGCCGTCCGGTAGCATTCGGCGACTTCGTTAGCGTCGCCGGGACGGAATACGTTCAGTCCGGGGATGGCGCGGCAAGCCGTCAGGTGTTCGATCGGTTGGTGCGTCGGTCCGTCTTCGCCGACGCCGATCGAGTCGTGCGTCAGGATGTACAGCGTGGGCTGGTGCATGATCGAAGACAATCGCATGCCACCACGCATGTAGTCGGTGAAGACAAAGAACGTCGCCGCGTAGCCGCGTAGGCCTGACAAGCAGAGCCCATTGACGGCACCGGCCATCGCGTGTTCGCGGATTCCGAAGTGCAGGTTGCGACCGCCGTAGCTGCCCGGCAAGAATTCGCCGGCGCCTTCGAACTTCAGATCGCTCTTGTTACTCGGGGCCAAGTCGGCAGAACCACCGATCATGAAAGGAACGTTCTTCGCGATTGCGTTGAGAACCTTGCCGCTGCTGTTTCGTGTCGCATCGCCCTTTTCGGAGGCTTCGAAGACGGGAATGTCTGCGTCCCAGCCGGCGGGAAGTTTGCCGGAGAAGACGGCTTCCAGTTCGGCCGCTTGCTTCGGGTTGGCGGCTTTGTAAGACGACCAGACCGAGTCCCATTGCGAGTAATCGCTCTCACCGCGTTTGCCCAAGTTGTTATCAAAGTGCTCGACAACTCCCTCGGGGATATGGAACTTCTCTTCCGGTGGGAAGCCGTATGCCTTCTTGGTCAATTCGACTTCGTCCCAACCCAGTGGAGCACCGTGCGCTCCATGTGTATTGGCCTTGTTAGGCGAGCCCCAAGCGATCACCGTTTTACAGATGATGATGGTTGGCTTGTCCTTGCAGGCCTTGAACTGTTCAATCGCGTCGGCAAGGTTCGAGAGGGTGTTGACGTCAGAAACGTGAATGACGTTCCAGCCCAAGCCTTCGAAGCGTTTGCCAACGTCTTCGGAGAACGAGATATCCGTGTCGCCTTCGATGGTGATTTTGTTGTCGTCGTAGATCCAGCAAAGGTTGTCTAGCTTGAGGTGCCCGCCCAGCGACGCCGCTTCGCACGCGACGCCTTCCATCAGGTCGCCATCGCTGCACAACGCGTACACGTTGTAATCAAACAATTTGTGGTCGTCGGTATTGTAGGTTTCAGCCAGCCACTTTTGAGCCATCGCCATCCCGACGCTGTTGCTGACGCCAGCACCCAGAGGGCCGGTGGTCGTTTCGATACCTGCGGCTTCGGCGTACTCGGGGTGACCCGCGCAAACGCTTCCGATTTGACGGAAGTTCTTGATGTCGTCCAGCTTAATTGACAATTCGTCCAGGACGTTGCCATCCTTGTCGGTGGCTTTCACACCTGCCAAATGCAAGACGCTGTACAACAGCATCGAAGCGTGTCCGCATGACAAAACAAAGCGATCGCGATTAGGCCAGTTTGGATGGCTCGGATCGTATTGCATCGTGTGGTTGAACAGTTGATACGCGATCGGCGCCAGCGCCATGGGCGTGCCAGGGTGACCGCTGTTAGCAGTCTGAACCGCGTCCATACTGAGCGTACGGATGGTGTCGACGGCAAGGGTATCGATATCGGTCGATGCAACACTCATTGGCGTATATTTATTGATGCTAAGAGGGGGACGAAATTGACTCGCTAATTTCCCAAAAGGGTAGCGTTCTTGCCCCATTTTCGGAAGGGACGTAACCCTGAACCTACGCGAATGCAACCCGAATATCGGCCCAATGCGGTCGGAAACGCCGTCAACAATCGGGCTCAATGCGTCCCAGTGACCGTGCGGAATCGATTCGAGCAGAATTTGCGAAAACCCGCCAGAACGCCCAGTTTTCCATCACATGGGCTCGCGATCACTTCGACCGCTGAGTTTGGGCCAATTGCCGGTAGACGACGATTTCCTGAAGCAACACGATTGCGTAACAAACCAAATGTCCGACGATCAGCCAGCCAAACTCGGTTCGGAACTCTTCGATCAATGCGGTCGACGCGATCGCAATTACCGCGCCGACGATCATTGGATGCGAGATCACTCCGAACGGGGCCTTTGCGATTCGTGCCGGAGGTTCGAGCCCCAGTTCGGACGAATAAAGGGTTCGCGTCATGCCTAGCACTTTCGCCGCCCAGCCGGCGAGCGAGAATCCGCCGACGATTCCGCAAGCGGCAAGGATTTCTTGCGTTTGTAGTAAACCCCCGCCATGTGATCTCCCGCCGAACGCGGTCCAGCCGCATAGCAGCAGCAGTTGCGACATGGAGAGCGATTTAAAGAACATTGCGTCGCGACGAAACCGCGCGAACGCGATGTTTCGTCTTTCGTGCAACGTGCCAATATAGATCGCATAGTGCACAAAGCTGGTTGCGGCGGCAAAACATGCCACGCCTGCCGAGTGCGAAATCAAGCCAACGACAACCGAAAGCAATCCGATTAGGACGACGTAAAACAGATTGGTCCATCCGATGTGTTGGACCGTCAACTCAAAGATTTTTGTCCATGCGAGGACCCAGCGGGCTTTGATCGCCGCGGTCCAACTGTTGGGATCAATGGTCTGAAGGAACAACGCCCGCGCTTTGATGTCGTAGGTTGTCGTCAACCATTCGAGCATGCCGCCGTATTTGCGACATGTTTTTGGATAGGCGACGAAGTGCAACTTCAGGTTGATCCGTGGTTCGCGTTGTTCCGTATTGTGCTCGCGGGTGATGTAGTGCAGTTCTCGATTAAAGTCAAACATCGCCGCATCCCCGTATTCCAAGCGATAGCTGACCGGTTGCCGTGCTGAAAGTCCTGCCATCGGATAGTGCGTCGTCACTTCTAAGTTTTCGTTAAGTGCCAGCATGCAACGATAGAGCGATGCCCCGGGGTAGACGGACCATGGTCCGTCGACGTGCCCCATGTAGAACACGGTATCGGAGGAGACTTTCTTGGGGGGGCCGGTCACATAGACTTCGTTCATTCCGAGTGCCGGTTTAACTTCGTAGCCGGTACCATGAAAGCGTTCGATGGTGCGCATCAACTGTGGGTTCTCGCTTAATCGCGAGAACGCTTCACCGGCTTCGCCGTCGAGGTCGTGCTGCCACCAGTGCGTGCTCGATTCCAAAGTCGGCGTTCGCTTCCGAACCCAATCGAGCAGAAGATCGAAGTCGCGTCGGTACTGATCCGGACAAAGCTTTGTTGTGAGGACCGCCTGGCGCGCGACCACGATTCGCAGCGGGCAACTCTTTCGACGTGTCGCCGAGATGATCAACAGGGGAAGCAACAAAATCGTATGATCGACGAATTCTTTAATCCAACCGTTCGACGATCGGTAACTGCTTTGGAAGGTCGCTTCACCGGTAACCCAATGTGCCGCTTCTTGACCGAGAAAGCCGACGGCCAGCAAGACCAAGCCTAGGACCGGTTGGTCGGGAACAAGCCAACCGACGGTCGCCATCGCCGCGATCAAGATTGCACTGACTAAAGACAAACTTAGGGGGGCCAGAGCCGCGATCCAAACCGTATGGGCGATCGCGATCGAAATCATCGCGACTGGATGAATCCAGCTAACCATCAGGTACACGCCGATGATCGCCATCGGCGTGGTGAGGCAATGTAACGCCACATTCAACGGGCGAGCATGATAGCGGATGAAACCTCGACAAACGCTTACGAACGAAGAATACTCAGCCGGTGAATGATGAGGGTTTCGAGGTGCGGTCGCGGAGCGTTCGACGCGTGTGCCGGGATTCGACGTCGCGATGGAATCGACGGTCGCTGTATCAGATGTCATAACAAACGGCTTCAGGAAGCCGCCTCGGCCTTTCGTCCAATGAAAGTGTAGTACGGCGCGCGAATCAAAGGCATGTAAGGAACCTTGCCGAATCGCTCGCTGAAACTGCCCACTTGAAAATAGTGTTCCAACATCGCCGGGTGATCCGAACTGAGATAAACTCCGTCCGCCGAAAACCAGTTGGTCCAAAACAGTCGCGCCAAGGACGAGTGTCTGCGATGTCCCACGTCAGGGTACTTCCGAGACACATAAAAGTCTGCGACCGCGATCGTACCACCGGGCTTGAGAATGCGATGTGCTAACTCGATCGCCGCAAACCAGTTTGGGATCATAGTGAGTGAATAAAAGAACGTCACGATATCAACGCTTTCGGCTGGAAGATTCAGCATCGTCGCATCGGCATGCAAGCAGGACGCGTTTTCGATTCGGCGCTCCTTCAGTTTTTCGCCGGCGACGTTTAGCATCGATTGCGATAAATCGACGAGCAAGACTTGCTTGAGGTCCGTCAATCGATCGGCCACTTGCAACACATTGCGACCGGTGCCGGCACCCATATCCACCCATGACATGCCCGGGCTGAATTGAAGGTGTTCGAGCACATCATCTCGGCCGTGTAGCAACCGCTCCCGAAAGGAGTCGTAATCGCCGGCCTGGCCTCCGTAGAAGCTCTCTAGGCGGTCTTCGTGCGTCCTGCCTTTGACCGGGTGCAGCATCAAATGCCAGAGCACACGCAGGTCCGAAAGTCGCCCCTTCGCCGATGCGGCGTGATTGATCGGTGCCGATTCGCTCACGCCGCTGCCCCAATTAGATCTGCGATGTAGAAGCTGCCGTAGGTATGGACGCGATCGGTTTGATGCAAGCGGTTGGCTAAGTCATCTTGGTAACGCAGCAAATCCCCGACGCGGGTCTCCCTTCCTTCGGCCGCGATGACCAAAGGGTCGACAAAGTCAACTTCAAGAGCCGCACTGCGCCAAAGAATACGAGCCTCGGGGGTGGCACTTTCGATAATGCGTTGCCATTCGGCGGACAGTGATTGCGGATGATGTTCGTACAACCAGTCCATATGGTCGAGCAAGACGAACCGTGAAATCAAACCATCATGTGAGCTTAAAAACGACTCGACCGTCTTGGTGTGTGTGGAGATGCGGTCGGCCAAGCCATTCGCCAAGGAGTTGAAACCGGCTTCGGTCAGATAGTCCGGACAGCAGTCTCGCGCGTAGCTGCCAGTCAGGTAAACTCGCCAAAAGTAGTTGTCGTGAAGCGGAATCCGGGTGAAGACGTGTTCGATCCGATCCTGGATAAACTTGCCGATCCCTCCCGGGTAACCACGGTCAAGTTGCAGGCGCTGGCTTCGCGGTACGCCAAGCATCGCCATCACACTGTCACGCCGTAGGGCCCAACGCATCGGGCGTGAGAAAAGCATCTTTTCGACGCCACGATCGCGATAGATTTTTGCTTGCTCCTCGACTGTTTCAGCCTTCAAGATTTCATGGACGGCTTCACGTAGGCCACGGGGGCGGTCGATGTAGCCGTTGATCATCCAGGCAAATAATCCCGAGGTACCGCGAAAGTAAAAACTTCTTCGCCGGCCGCTTCCATCGAAGAAGTTCTGACGTTTATCCCAGATCGACGCGACGTCGGCAGTCAAATGGGGGCGTACTTGATTGCGATATAAGGTCGCCCAGCCGGTGTGAAACCCTCGCCCGAATACTTGGAAAAAGTCGTCGAACTGCAGCGATTTGATCGCCGCCTTCTTAAGTTCCAACAGAGCGTTTTGCAGCGGGTTCATGTCGACCGCATGAACCGCTTGAGGATCTTGCAGTGCGTAATCGAGTGCGTTGCATCCAGCCGACGTGATCACGAGAACCGAATCTTCGCGGGTCAATTGCAAAGCTTCACGATCGAGACGCGGATCTTCCCAGCAAGTGTTGTAGACTAGATTGCGACCATGGATCGCAGAAAAGCAACGTTGTCCTATCCAATTTCGAATCATGCGACAGACATCTCCATTTGCTCCAAGTTCCGATTCTCGGGCGTTTGTGTGAGTTCCAGGGTTTGGTGCTTTCCGTAGCGACTGACCAACTGCAACGCACCATCATGATGCTCAACAATTCCGGTGCAGTTCTCGACCCAGTCGCCGGTATTAAAATAAAACGAGTCCGCCGAACGCTTCAGCATCGGCGTGTGGATGTGGCCGCAGATCACTCCGTCACATTCTTTTTGTGAGGCATGATTCATGATCTTGCGCTCATAACGGCTGATAAACTTGACGCCCCGTTTGACACGCCCTTTGATCGCCGCGCAGGCACCGTAGGGATTGCGGTGGTCGCCGAGGAAACGACGCTGCACCCATCGGTTGAAACTGAGGCAGGCGTCGTAAAACGCCGAACTGCCCTTGGAGATCCACTGTGCACGCGTTTCGAAAAGATCAAACAGGTCACCGTGGATGACAAGCATTCGGTAGCCATGGAGAGTTTCGAAGACAAACTCATCGGCAATGTTGACGTGGGGAAACCCTGCCGGGAGCAGCGACCGGAATGCTGGCCCTCTTAAAAACGAATCGTGATTCCCCGATGCGTAGTGGATTCGTGTGCCTTGATCGACCAGTTCAACAAGGTGCTTGATGATTCGGTCGCAATGTTCCGGCCAGTGCCACCCGGAGTTGATTTTCCAAGCGTCGATGAAGTCACCGATCAGATACAAATCATCCGGACGATAGCCCGTGATGAATTTGAAAAATTCTTCGGTCCGTGCATGTTTGCAGCCCAGGTGAACATCGCTGACGAGCAGCGTGCGAACGGACTTTGGCCCCGAATCCGGCTTCGCCGTGACCGGCGCCTTTGACACCGGGACCGTCGCTGGATTCGGTAACACGGCCGTGGTTGGCGCGGTGGTAGATGGGGAATCACCAATCGCCGCCGGCGTTTCTAAACGCATGGCACCTGCCCCTCTCCTTCATGGAGGTGTAAGTAGAGTGTCTTACGGATTGGTGCAGAGCATAGCGATCGATTGTTGATATCTTGTTAATACACCAAACAGGTTGCCGTAAGAAATGGTGTTGAAAACATCATCTTCACGAGCCCCATCGTCGCTTGACGGGACAGGTCTATTCATGCCGCTCGTGCTCCGTCTAGACCCAATGCTCGGTTTTGGCTCGTCAGCCGACGGGCGTTAGCCCCGGTTATTGCACCGAAACCGTGGCTAACGCCATGCGGCTAATCCTAAAACCAAAGGTTGGCGAGGCACGAGAGAACAACTCGCATTTGAAGTCGCTACGAATCGTATTTCACCAGCACAGAAGTAGGCTTCCCAGACGCCGGAAATGCATCAATGAGGTCTGTTGCCGCCAGCCGAACTGATGCGGCATGAGAAAGAAAGCGACGGTGAGCGTTTGCCGGTACGTTACTCTTGAAGTTTGTCGGCAAGCTTGGATTGGGCGACGTCGATCAGCGGTTTTAGGTCCGAATTGTCGCCGTATAGTTCGACAAGGCTGTACCAAATATTTCGTGCTTCGACCACGCGTCCTTCGGCCAGAAATTGATCGGCTTCATCCAATCGATTTTGCACGATCTTACGGGCATCGCTGTCCTTGCCGGCCTGGTCCTTCAGGATCGCGATCTTATAGCGAGCGGCGTTGACGGCGGTTTCGTATTCCGCATCTTCGCCCAGGACCGTTACCATGCTGCGGTACTTGTCGATCGCTTCGGCAAAGTCGCCATTGTTTTCATACGCTTGGGCTTGCTTATGTAGCAGTTCGCCTTGGTTTTTGATCGGGAGGTTATTTTTAATTTTCACTTTCAACTGATGCAGAAACTGAATCACGTTGATCCGATCGATCTGCTGTTGAGCCCATTCGGCGTTGGGGCTATCGGGAAAGCGAACGATTAATTGACGCAGTGGATGACTTTCCGCTTCGGCAAGCGCCGAGCGCGTGTCGATCGCGATTAAATTTTCCGCTTGTTTGCGTAGCGTGGCTTCACTGGCCGGCCATGCGACGTAGGCCAGCAGGATTAAGATCGCAACTAGGCCACCGATCAAAAACCAAGGCTGGTCATGCCAAACCGTAGCGTCGGGGATCTCGTCGTCGTCTTCCTCGATCGCTTTCAGGTCGACGACATCCCGACCGAGTAGCTTGCGTGCTTCATCCTTATCTTGCTGGTTGGTCACCTGCAGCGGACTGAATCCGCTGCTGACGTGTTCGGCCACCCCGGCTCGTGAGAGCGATCGTTTCCGAACCTCGGCCAACTGCAGCTTGACTGCCGTTGCCGATGGCGGTCGATTGACCGGATCTTTCTCGAGTAACTGCATGATCAGTTTGTCAAACCAGACGGGACACTGCAGAACGATGCTCGCCGGTGACTCGGGAATCTCGGACTGCACCGCGGCGCGAACTTGTTCGATCGAGTCGCCTTGGATAGGAAGGCGTCCGGTGATGGCGTGATATAACAGCGCACCGAACGCATACAGGTCGGACGCCGGGGTGCATTGATCGGCGGCGCCGGCGACACCCGGTGCGGCAAGTTCGGGGGCTTGTCGGGCGACTAGATCCAGGCTTGGCGGACGTGAGGTGCGAAAGGGGGAACCAAAGCGATCCAGACGCAGATCGACCAACACCGGTGCGAAGCCCGCGACGACGATTTTGTCGGGAACGATTGCCCCGTGCGAAACGTTTTGGCTGTGCAGGTACTCGAGCGCTTCGGCGATCGCTTGGCCGACCTCCAGGGCATTCTCCCAACTCAATCGACCGTTGCGTTCGATTTGCGTGGCCAGCGTTTCGCCCTCGATCAATTCGTAGGCGAGGTATGCGTCGGCATCTTCGAATCCGCCGCCATAGCAGCGTGCCAGCCCCGGATGGGAAAGCAGTTTTAGTCGTTCCCATTCGTCGGCAAACGCTTGCCGGGCTTCGGGGGTACCACCAAAGGGGGCACTGAATACCTTTACCGCAACGGCTTTTTTTTGCTGCACATGGATCGCACGCCATACC encodes the following:
- a CDS encoding SGNH/GDSL hydrolase family protein → MVSPKEDSSVPSPSQGIRFIPLAIFILFVVAAIPSRAETLPESIEVRGDLSGSQTRFQSGSGTVAFMGGSITEMNGYRPMVVESLRRRFPETEFEFINAGISSTCSHTGAFRLERDVLSKQPDLLLVEFAVNDDQDAAHSYQDALRGMEGIIRAARLRRPQMDILMVHFVNESMLETTRQRKTPVSIAAHSAVADHYGVSTCNVAVELAKQIESGDMTWEVYGGVHPKQPGNRVAADLVDRVFDELKFDSDPPDRSKHVLADRSGAGRREVPAALDPHSFFAGRFLAHDSVELAAGWDWTRPDWSAIPGSFRSRYADRDLLVSGQPGAVCEFQFEGQAFGVFVLAGPDAGIVEYSVDGGPWKTRDLYHRYSRGLHYPRTIVLESGLPNETHQVRLRVSKQKNDASTGHAIRILEVTAS
- a CDS encoding ExbD/TolR family protein, giving the protein MRLPASRATGELEVKMTPMIDVVFLLLIFFVWTSSFETPEFDLPGAIAEKPEGGSAANTDAPPPVEPFDEIIIRLLHRDGLVKIELAGDPVGSFEELRERLTQIIELGVQPPVIIDPEGAVQMEQAVKAYDVARSAGADRVLYATAAR
- a CDS encoding ExbD/TolR family protein → MKVPNQQHRPFTGANMTPMIDVVFLLIIFFLVSSHLARQESRLPVELPVAESHAPLDLEPVSMTVTINQDQQILIGGTPIAIEALRPLLLEIRNRDGSAASLRVRTDAVVPYQVVEPVLHAAAIAGVLDIKLAVKDPR
- the tkt gene encoding transketolase, which produces MSVASTDIDTLAVDTIRTLSMDAVQTANSGHPGTPMALAPIAYQLFNHTMQYDPSHPNWPNRDRFVLSCGHASMLLYSVLHLAGVKATDKDGNVLDELSIKLDDIKNFRQIGSVCAGHPEYAEAAGIETTTGPLGAGVSNSVGMAMAQKWLAETYNTDDHKLFDYNVYALCSDGDLMEGVACEAASLGGHLKLDNLCWIYDDNKITIEGDTDISFSEDVGKRFEGLGWNVIHVSDVNTLSNLADAIEQFKACKDKPTIIICKTVIAWGSPNKANTHGAHGAPLGWDEVELTKKAYGFPPEEKFHIPEGVVEHFDNNLGKRGESDYSQWDSVWSSYKAANPKQAAELEAVFSGKLPAGWDADIPVFEASEKGDATRNSSGKVLNAIAKNVPFMIGGSADLAPSNKSDLKFEGAGEFLPGSYGGRNLHFGIREHAMAGAVNGLCLSGLRGYAATFFVFTDYMRGGMRLSSIMHQPTLYILTHDSIGVGEDGPTHQPIEHLTACRAIPGLNVFRPGDANEVAECYRTAMLISDHPAAMVLSRQNMPTLCRTKYASAEGCAKGGYILSDCEGTPDVILMGSGSELNLCVTAAEKLTEAGKKVRIVSMPCLDLFAAQSSEYQNQVLPPEVTKRVAVEAGLRMSWDRWLGFEGKFIGMDGYGASGPYALVYEHFGITAEAVVKAAGG
- a CDS encoding methyltransferase; the encoded protein is MTSDTATVDSIATSNPGTRVERSATAPRNPHHSPAEYSSFVSVCRGFIRYHARPLNVALHCLTTPMAIIGVYLMVSWIHPVAMISIAIAHTVWIAALAPLSLSLVSAILIAAMATVGWLVPDQPVLGLVLLAVGFLGQEAAHWVTGEATFQSSYRSSNGWIKEFVDHTILLLPLLIISATRRKSCPLRIVVARQAVLTTKLCPDQYRRDFDLLLDWVRKRTPTLESSTHWWQHDLDGEAGEAFSRLSENPQLMRTIERFHGTGYEVKPALGMNEVYVTGPPKKVSSDTVFYMGHVDGPWSVYPGASLYRCMLALNENLEVTTHYPMAGLSARQPVSYRLEYGDAAMFDFNRELHYITREHNTEQREPRINLKLHFVAYPKTCRKYGGMLEWLTTTYDIKARALFLQTIDPNSWTAAIKARWVLAWTKIFELTVQHIGWTNLFYVVLIGLLSVVVGLISHSAGVACFAAATSFVHYAIYIGTLHERRNIAFARFRRDAMFFKSLSMSQLLLLCGWTAFGGRSHGGGLLQTQEILAACGIVGGFSLAGWAAKVLGMTRTLYSSELGLEPPARIAKAPFGVISHPMIVGAVIAIASTALIEEFRTEFGWLIVGHLVCYAIVLLQEIVVYRQLAQTQRSK
- a CDS encoding class I SAM-dependent methyltransferase, whose amino-acid sequence is MSESAPINHAASAKGRLSDLRVLWHLMLHPVKGRTHEDRLESFYGGQAGDYDSFRERLLHGRDDVLEHLQFSPGMSWVDMGAGTGRNVLQVADRLTDLKQVLLVDLSQSMLNVAGEKLKERRIENASCLHADATMLNLPAESVDIVTFFYSLTMIPNWFAAIELAHRILKPGGTIAVADFYVSRKYPDVGHRRHSSLARLFWTNWFSADGVYLSSDHPAMLEHYFQVGSFSERFGKVPYMPLIRAPYYTFIGRKAEAAS
- a CDS encoding DUF3419 family protein; the protein is MIRNWIGQRCFSAIHGRNLVYNTCWEDPRLDREALQLTREDSVLVITSAGCNALDYALQDPQAVHAVDMNPLQNALLELKKAAIKSLQFDDFFQVFGRGFHTGWATLYRNQVRPHLTADVASIWDKRQNFFDGSGRRRSFYFRGTSGLFAWMINGYIDRPRGLREAVHEILKAETVEEQAKIYRDRGVEKMLFSRPMRWALRRDSVMAMLGVPRSQRLQLDRGYPGGIGKFIQDRIEHVFTRIPLHDNYFWRVYLTGSYARDCCPDYLTEAGFNSLANGLADRISTHTKTVESFLSSHDGLISRFVLLDHMDWLYEHHPQSLSAEWQRIIESATPEARILWRSAALEVDFVDPLVIAAEGRETRVGDLLRYQDDLANRLHQTDRVHTYGSFYIADLIGAAA
- a CDS encoding UDP-2,3-diacylglucosamine diphosphatase, producing the protein MRLETPAAIGDSPSTTAPTTAVLPNPATVPVSKAPVTAKPDSGPKSVRTLLVSDVHLGCKHARTEEFFKFITGYRPDDLYLIGDFIDAWKINSGWHWPEHCDRIIKHLVELVDQGTRIHYASGNHDSFLRGPAFRSLLPAGFPHVNIADEFVFETLHGYRMLVIHGDLFDLFETRAQWISKGSSAFYDACLSFNRWVQRRFLGDHRNPYGACAAIKGRVKRGVKFISRYERKIMNHASQKECDGVICGHIHTPMLKRSADSFYFNTGDWVENCTGIVEHHDGALQLVSRYGKHQTLELTQTPENRNLEQMEMSVA
- a CDS encoding serine/threonine protein kinase, encoding MPRSRLGPLAIESKLGDHPSTSSVWRAIHVQQKKAVAVKVFSAPFGGTPEARQAFADEWERLKLLSHPGLARCYGGGFEDADAYLAYELIEGETLATQIERNGRLSWENALEVGQAIAEALEYLHSQNVSHGAIVPDKIVVAGFAPVLVDLRLDRFGSPFRTSRPPSLDLVARQAPELAAPGVAGAADQCTPASDLYAFGALLYHAITGRLPIQGDSIEQVRAAVQSEIPESPASIVLQCPVWFDKLIMQLLEKDPVNRPPSATAVKLQLAEVRKRSLSRAGVAEHVSSGFSPLQVTNQQDKDEARKLLGRDVVDLKAIEEDDDEIPDATVWHDQPWFLIGGLVAILILLAYVAWPASEATLRKQAENLIAIDTRSALAEAESHPLRQLIVRFPDSPNAEWAQQQIDRINVIQFLHQLKVKIKNNLPIKNQGELLHKQAQAYENNGDFAEAIDKYRSMVTVLGEDAEYETAVNAARYKIAILKDQAGKDSDARKIVQNRLDEADQFLAEGRVVEARNIWYSLVELYGDNSDLKPLIDVAQSKLADKLQE